GGACTTTTCTGCCGGCGGCAGAAAAGAACAAACCCAAAACATCAATCAAGGCGGGAAACTTCAGAAACTACTCCGACAAAGTCGGAGTACAACAGGCACAAAAAAATCCCAGGAGGGGATTTTTTCGCGCAGCCCGAAGGGTATCGGACAGGAGTCCGATACAAATAAAAAAACCGCCAGCAGGCGGTTGTTTTATTTGGTAGGGAATGCCGGATTCGAACCGACGACATCCACCTTGTAAGGGTGGCGCTCTACCAACTGAGCTAATTCCCTATTCGTTCGGAAGGACCAATTATTAACAGTGGTCCGACCTCATTTGCAATCACTTTTTTTAAAATACTTACTTTTTTATATCTTCAATGCAGACTCTTTGGGTCAGATGCGCTGAGATCTTCATAATTTGCATATGAACCATATCATCGATCTTATGGTTGTCCAAAGCACCCATTGAAAGAACCATCACTGCATGAACTGGCACATTGGATTTAAGTGGAGGAATTGGTGAATCCTTCTCACTAAATGCAGTCAATTCCACACGGTAAGTCGTACCGCCCTTGCTGGTCATTTGCGCCAAGACTTTTTGGTTGCGCTCGATGCCCACGCCCGTTGCAAGAACTCTACAAGTATCGCCATCAAACTGCTTCACTTGAAGCTGGCGAATGCCAGTGGATTTCTGACGTACTACTTTCAATGCGAAGTAAGAAACGAAATCGCCCTGCTCTACTTTCCACAAACCTTGGATATCTCCCCAAGGGAATGGCTGAGCTAAAGTCCACGGCCATGGCACCCAGCGATCATCACTGGCTGGCATAACATGCTCCTCGTCAGGCTGAGCATAAGCGCTCGTCGGAAGAGTTAGGCTCGATAGAATCATCAAAGTTGCTAACAAGATGCTGCGTAACATGAATTCCCCCCTAGTGCTCGAAATGAACTCGAGCCGCTTTATTCATGTAATAACCGTTTTTGGCTCTGAAAATATATTTAGGTTTCTCATAATCCGGCTCAATCAACTTACGAAGACGTTTGATCGTCACGTAAATTTTATTGTCGTGAATAGCTGGATCATAAGGCTGCTTCCAAACGTTCTCAACCAAGAATTCTTTTGAATAAATCTGTCCTTGGTTTTGAACAAACAATCGCAAGAGGTCGAGAAGAATGAATTGATTTTTAAAGTCGATACGACCCAACTTCTTCTCAATCACAGAGTGATTTGCTTCGTCGAAGATAAGGTCGAAGTTTGTTTGGGTCTCTCCGCCGATTTTCTCTGCGAGAGCTTTCACCATGCGGCCCAAGCGACGGTGATTTTCACTGTCGACGGATTTCTGCGCAAGAGTGATATAAGTGCGAGCCATGTCTTTATCGCCGATTTCGAAATACGCATCAGCAAGACCACCCATAAGGTAGTTTGACATCACAACGTTGCGAGTTTCTCTGACGATATCGTAAGCCTTCCAAAGAACTTCGATGGCCTCGTCGTACTTTTTCATTTGCTTTAAGATGTCCGCATTTAAGAACAAAGAAGCCGCTTGCAGATCAGGCATTTGGTACACTTGGAAGAAGACCTGAAGATTGTAGATCTCTTTTAATGCATCTGAATGACGAGCAACAGACGGATGAGAGTAAACCATCGCAAGGCCGAAGATCGCGTGACAAATATCTTCCTTATTGTCGGAAGCAAGTCCGATCGCCAATGCCTTTTGCAAATAGTCTGTCGCCGTTTCCAATTGTCCTTTGTAAGAAGCGCACACCGCGAGTGTGTAGTAAGTTTTGGAGTTAAGCTCAAAGCCTTCTTTAAGAACTAGATCTTGGAGTTTTTCTTTAGCCTGATTGATTTCCTCAAATTGCTCGCGCTCAGCGTAGATACGCAAAAGCAGGTTTAAGCACTTTAAGTACTGAGAGAAATTTTTCTCGGCGAAGTATCCCTTCGATGCATCGAGAAGATGATCAACGGCAGGATCAAATTCTCCACGATCGCAGTATAACTTACCGAGCTCAAAGGCACGATCTAGTTGGTTCATAAAATCTTGAAACTCCAAAACAAAATCTGAATTACTCGCGGGCTACAGGTTTTTACAGATTGTCAGGATTTCGTCAATGTAAGACGCAGACAGTTGCTCATTAAATAAGCATCTTGAGAATTGATTTCAGTAATGTAATGGAAAACGCCTCCTAGAGGACCAAACAGCCCCGAAAATAACGCGATGAGCGGCCAAAAAAACTCTTGGAGTGGGTTGTTGCGAATTCTTGTTCACGTCCTGGAAGTAAGTCTGGGCGCGGAGTTCATCGTCCGTTCGTCGTTGTAACTAAAGTCCGAATTCTCGCTCTCAATAAAAGGTTTCTTCGAAAGCACGTCAAAAATCAGTGAAGATACTGAGAGAACACAAATAATTTTCGGAGAGTTCATGAGAAGTTTTCGTCTCATAGTTATGTGCTTATCGCTCGTCATAGGGCTCGCTGCGTGCTCTCCCGCAGATGACGAAAACGCGAAGGGCTCTGACAGTCAATCGTCAGAAAATCCTCCTCCGCCTGCGCAAACACCGTCGGAGCCTCCTCCAACACCAACACCGACACCTTCGCCCGCTCCAGCTCCTGTTCCGGAACCTGCGCCAGAACCGATTCCAGCGCCTGAGCCTGCGCCATCGCCGGAGCCATCTCCGACTCCGGCTCCAACTCCACAACCGGCTCCGCAGCCAGCACCTTCTCCTGTGCCAACACCAAGCCCACAGCCAGAGCCCGCACCAGAGCCGGTTCCAACGCCCTCACCGGTGCCATCACCAGCACCGACTCCTGCGCCAAGCCCAGAGCCCGCGCCAACGCCCGCTCCTTCTCCAGAGCCAGCTCCCTCGCCGTCTCCAGAGCCTGCTCCTCCGACGCCAGTGGCGTGTCCTGCAAATTATGAGATGGTGGCGGCGAATGCAGCGCTGAAGACGTCTGCGTTCTGTATTGCCAAGTACGAAATGAAAAAGGTGAATAACGTTGCTGTGACGATGCCGGCGAATAAACCGTGGCTTGCGAATAGAGCAACGGCGACTCAAGCTTGTGCATCACTTGGCGCCGACTATCGCTTGCCGACAAACGCGGAATGGACGGCTGTCGCTCTCGAGATCTACAGGCGCGCTGAAAATTGGACGAACAAAAAAGTGGAGGATGGAACTCTTCACACTGGCTACTATTCCGGATGGAGTGAGCCCGTCGAGATTTCTGACGTCAGCAATCCTTATTCAAACACCGGAAAGAAAAACGGTATTGAAAGACGAACATTCACTCTTGCAAGCGGCAAAGTGATCTGGGATTTCGGTGGTAATGCGTGGGAATGGGTTAGCGACACTATTTACGGAAACGCATACACGCCGGATCTCTCGAGTCCTTACGCGCGAAACTATCACAACAACAACTGGGACGTAAAACCCGGTTCCAAACAATTGTTCGACTTCACGGGAATGACGAGTGTGCCGAAGAAAGATGTTTATCTCGGCAGTCTTTTCGGCGGAAGCTCGGGCAAAGTCATCCGGGGTGGCGCTCTCTGCATTCACTCAAAAGGTACGACAGGAGTTTTCACTGCGAATATCGGCGACATCACTGTCGACGACATGCAAGCTCCCGCCTCATGGAATCTTAAGATGAACAACGTCGGCTTCCGCTGCGTAACCTCACCAAAATAAGGAACAGATTTTGACGTCTGTCTCCTTTAGAGACCCTCTTTTTCTTCACACAAAATTGACCGCTCACAAACACGCGTTTCCTCTGTTGAATTCTTCTGCGGCAAAGAATTTGAAATAAATTGTATAAAGTTTATATGACCCTCCACCGACCTTAAATGTAGGTCGAACAAAAGAGGAGGGCCTGTGCGTTTTATGATGAAACTAATGCTGTTAGTATCTGCGTTTTATCTAAGTGCCTGCGCAACTATCGTAAAGTCAGAAAAAATTCCGGTGAAGTTTGTCGGAGGACTCATGCATGGAGAAACTCAACTGAGTCTCCCCGATGGTCAGTACAATCTTCGTAACGGGCAAACGACAATTCTTGTAACACGTTCTAAAGAAGACATTCCTATCTCGGTGACTTGCAACGCTGAAACACGCGATGGCGTGATTCAAACAAAGTACGATGCGACGGCTGGTATCCTCGGCAATATTGTATTCGGTGGTCTGATCGGAATGGGCATCGATGCCTACAATGACAAAACTTACGATCCACCAGAGGTGTACAATATCTCCCCGTTATGCATGAAAAAATCTGTCGAGGATAAAGAGCAAATAGCTGATCAAAAATCGGACGCTCCTCGGCAACCAAGTTCCTACGTAAAGTCGAAGTATTAAAGGGCGGCTCGCGGATTCAGGCGTCGGTGGGCGGACTTTTGATGCGGCTTTGCCAGAGAAAAGAAGCAGGCACCTTTTTAAAAAAGGAAAGGCCCTCTTGGTTAAAGAGGGCCTTTTTGTTTTTTATGTGCTGTACACAGCAATGGGGGCTGGCACCTGTTTAGTGGTGGTGGATGGCTTGGCCTGTGTATTGGGCTTTGATACCGAATTCGCGTTCTTTTTGAACTTTGAAAAGTTCTTTTGGCGATTTGATATCCAAAGCGTTGATCAATACCTGGTCCACATGGTCCACCAAGATCACCTTAAGATCTTTCATCACTTCCTTAGGGATGTCCTTAAGATCTTTTTCATTCTCTTTAGGACAGATGATGATCTTAATGCCACCGCGGTGAGCGGCAAGGATCTTCTCTTTCAAACCACCGATCGCCATCACACGACCGCGAAGTGAAATCTCACCCGTCATTGCCACAGTTCTCTTCACTGCCACCTTCATGATTGCCGAAACAATCGAAGTCGTCAGAGCGATACCTGCTGAAGGACCGTCTTTAGGGACAGCACCCTCTGGCAAATGGATGTGCACGTCGATGTTAGAGAAGTACTCTTTATCCAGACCGAACAAAGGACCTCTTGAACGTACGTAGCTCATCGCTGCGGAACAAGACTCTTTCATCACGTCGCCAAGTTGACCAGTGACTGTGAACTTACCTTTACCTGGCACCACACTCACTTCGACAGCAAGGAGATCTCCTCCCACTTCTGTCCAAGCCATACCGTTCGTCAAACCGATTTCGTTTTCCGTCTCGATCACGCCGAACTTGTACTTGTGCGGACCCAACAACTCGACAAGTTTCTGAGGAGTCACAATGTAACCCTGAGTCTTGTTGTTTGTTGTTGTCGTAGCCTTCGCTGTCTTAGAACCTTTTTTCGCTGCCGCAGACTTCTTCTCCGTCTTGCCTTCAGCTTTGAAGTTCTCAACAGTTTCACCCATGACGATCTCTTTAGCGACCTTACGGCACACATTGGCCATTTGTCTTTCCAAGTTACGAACGCCGGCTTCTTTCGTGTAGTAACGAATGATGTCGCGGATCGTTTCGTCTTTGATCGTCACTTTATAATCTTTCAATCCATGGTTTTCCAATTGCTTCGGAACCAAGTAGTTCTTCGCAATGTGGAATTTCTCCTGTTCAATGTAACCTTCAAGATTGATGATCTCCATACGATCCAACAATGGACGTGGAATCGTATGCAATGAGTTCGCTGTCGCGATAAACATCACTTTTGAAAGGTCATACTCAAGCTCCAAGTAGTGATCTTGGAAGTTGTTGTTTTGTTCAGGATCCAACACCTCAAGCATCGCTGCTGCTGGGTCACCACGGAAATCGTTGGCCATCTTGTCGATCTCATCGAGAAGAACAAGCGGATTTCCTTTGTCGACTTTACGAAGCGCTTGCAAGATTTTACCCGGCATCGCACCTACGTAAGTTTTTCTGTGACCGCGGATCTCTGCTTCGTCACGCACGCCACCCAAAGAGATACGCGCAAACGGACGGTTCAAAGATTCAGCGATAGATCTTGCAAGAGATGTCTTACCGACCCCTGGAGGACCCGCCAAGCAAAGGATAGGACCCTTCATGTCTTTCGAAATCGAAAGAACGGCAAGGTATTCAAGGATACGGTCTTTAACTTTCTCAAGACCCCAGTGATCGTCATCGAGGATGCGCTGAGCGTTCTTAAGATCGTGC
This region of Bdellovibrio sp. 22V genomic DNA includes:
- a CDS encoding helix-turn-helix domain-containing protein, yielding MNQLDRAFELGKLYCDRGEFDPAVDHLLDASKGYFAEKNFSQYLKCLNLLLRIYAEREQFEEINQAKEKLQDLVLKEGFELNSKTYYTLAVCASYKGQLETATDYLQKALAIGLASDNKEDICHAIFGLAMVYSHPSVARHSDALKEIYNLQVFFQVYQMPDLQAASLFLNADILKQMKKYDEAIEVLWKAYDIVRETRNVVMSNYLMGGLADAYFEIGDKDMARTYITLAQKSVDSENHRRLGRMVKALAEKIGGETQTNFDLIFDEANHSVIEKKLGRIDFKNQFILLDLLRLFVQNQGQIYSKEFLVENVWKQPYDPAIHDNKIYVTIKRLRKLIEPDYEKPKYIFRAKNGYYMNKAARVHFEH
- a CDS encoding SUMF1/EgtB/PvdO family nonheme iron enzyme, with translation MRSFRLIVMCLSLVIGLAACSPADDENAKGSDSQSSENPPPPAQTPSEPPPTPTPTPSPAPAPVPEPAPEPIPAPEPAPSPEPSPTPAPTPQPAPQPAPSPVPTPSPQPEPAPEPVPTPSPVPSPAPTPAPSPEPAPTPAPSPEPAPSPSPEPAPPTPVACPANYEMVAANAALKTSAFCIAKYEMKKVNNVAVTMPANKPWLANRATATQACASLGADYRLPTNAEWTAVALEIYRRAENWTNKKVEDGTLHTGYYSGWSEPVEISDVSNPYSNTGKKNGIERRTFTLASGKVIWDFGGNAWEWVSDTIYGNAYTPDLSSPYARNYHNNNWDVKPGSKQLFDFTGMTSVPKKDVYLGSLFGGSSGKVIRGGALCIHSKGTTGVFTANIGDITVDDMQAPASWNLKMNNVGFRCVTSPK
- the lon gene encoding endopeptidase La, translated to MSEGKVQQLPLLPLRDLIIFPHMMMPLFVGREKSINALEEAMSKQTDIVLAAQKDAKTNNPEPKDIFSIGTVGTIIQLLRLPDGTVKVLVEGKRRVKIKNFVNNENFFMVACEALDEEGTNVVEAQALVRSVKSTFETYVKLNKRIPPEILMRVSTIEAPGELADIIVAQLNLKLEDKQTVLEIIDASKRLEHLLNLMTGEIEILEVEKKIRTRVKKQMERSQKEYYLNEQMQAIQKELGEKDDYQAELQDLEAKTKAKKMSQEAKDKVMKEIKKLKMMSPMSAEATVVRNYIDWVLSLPWYDYNEEKHDLKNAQRILDDDHWGLEKVKDRILEYLAVLSISKDMKGPILCLAGPPGVGKTSLARSIAESLNRPFARISLGGVRDEAEIRGHRKTYVGAMPGKILQALRKVDKGNPLVLLDEIDKMANDFRGDPAAAMLEVLDPEQNNNFQDHYLELEYDLSKVMFIATANSLHTIPRPLLDRMEIINLEGYIEQEKFHIAKNYLVPKQLENHGLKDYKVTIKDETIRDIIRYYTKEAGVRNLERQMANVCRKVAKEIVMGETVENFKAEGKTEKKSAAAKKGSKTAKATTTTNNKTQGYIVTPQKLVELLGPHKYKFGVIETENEIGLTNGMAWTEVGGDLLAVEVSVVPGKGKFTVTGQLGDVMKESCSAAMSYVRSRGPLFGLDKEYFSNIDVHIHLPEGAVPKDGPSAGIALTTSIVSAIMKVAVKRTVAMTGEISLRGRVMAIGGLKEKILAAHRGGIKIIICPKENEKDLKDIPKEVMKDLKVILVDHVDQVLINALDIKSPKELFKVQKEREFGIKAQYTGQAIHHH